A single Blastococcus colisei DNA region contains:
- a CDS encoding PucR family transcriptional regulator — protein MTDRPPTEATIRRLERSSGALATRAVARMDDQLPWFRAMPADRRSWVTLVAQAGIASLVEWCRNPGRPPRLTGDVFGAAPRELVRVVALKQTVDLIQVVVDVLEDHVASVAEPGDEEALHLAVLQFSREVAFATAHVYASFAENRGAWDARLEALVVDALVRGERSEELSGRAAALGWATSTPVLVLVGPTPTGEDDPHAAVRRAARSLGSEVLVGVHAEQLVVVLGRSDDLDEVAERVSDEFGEGPVVTGPVVDGLGRAGESAAAALAALRAARAWPEAPRPVAADALLAERALDGDPLARAALYERVAAPLRAAGGEVLETVRAVLSSGGNLEASARAIFVHPNTVRYRLKRAAEITGVSATDPRGSWTLQVALALAELDRERSLWH, from the coding sequence GTGACCGACCGCCCGCCGACCGAGGCCACGATCCGTCGGCTGGAGCGCTCCTCCGGCGCGCTCGCGACCCGCGCCGTGGCCCGGATGGACGACCAGCTCCCCTGGTTCCGGGCCATGCCCGCCGACCGCCGGTCGTGGGTGACCCTCGTGGCGCAGGCCGGGATCGCCTCCCTGGTGGAGTGGTGCCGCAACCCCGGACGCCCGCCACGGCTCACCGGCGACGTCTTCGGCGCGGCACCCCGCGAGCTCGTCCGCGTGGTCGCGCTCAAGCAGACCGTCGACCTCATCCAGGTCGTGGTCGACGTGCTGGAGGATCACGTCGCCTCGGTCGCCGAACCCGGTGACGAGGAGGCCCTCCACCTCGCCGTCCTGCAGTTCAGCCGCGAGGTCGCCTTCGCCACCGCCCACGTCTACGCCAGCTTCGCCGAGAACCGCGGTGCCTGGGACGCACGGCTGGAAGCGCTGGTCGTGGACGCGCTGGTCCGGGGCGAGCGGTCCGAGGAGCTCTCCGGGCGGGCCGCCGCGCTGGGCTGGGCGACGAGCACCCCCGTCCTCGTCCTCGTGGGCCCGACCCCGACCGGCGAGGACGATCCGCACGCCGCCGTCCGCCGCGCTGCCCGGTCGTTGGGCAGCGAGGTCCTCGTCGGCGTGCATGCCGAGCAGCTGGTCGTCGTCCTGGGGCGCAGCGACGACCTCGACGAGGTGGCGGAACGGGTCAGCGACGAGTTCGGCGAGGGGCCGGTGGTCACCGGGCCGGTGGTGGACGGGCTCGGCCGGGCCGGTGAGTCCGCGGCGGCCGCGCTCGCGGCGCTGCGGGCCGCGCGGGCCTGGCCCGAGGCGCCCCGCCCCGTGGCCGCCGACGCGCTGCTGGCCGAACGGGCCCTGGACGGCGACCCCCTGGCCCGTGCCGCGCTCTACGAGCGGGTGGCCGCCCCGCTCCGGGCCGCCGGCGGAGAGGTGCTCGAGACCGTGCGGGCGGTGCTGAGCAGCGGCGGGAACCTGGAGGCCAGCGCCCGCGCGATCTTCGTGCACCCGAACACGGTGCGATACCGCCTGAAGCGGGCCGCCGAGATCACCGGTGTCTCGGCCACCGATCCCCGCGGCAGCTGGACGCTGCAGGTCGCCCTCGCGCTCGCGGAGCTGGACCGCGAGCGGTCGCTCTGGCATTGA
- a CDS encoding acyltransferase domain-containing protein — translation MLAVLAPGQGAQKPGMLTDWLDLPGAESFFRWAGAIADADLLTLGTTGDAEAIKDTAVTQPLVVAMSLFVARELGGLPGPVNHSPHAGRDVVITGHSVGELTAAALAGVLSVEAAIALTAVRGRAMAAACAQTPTGMSAVLGGEPDDVLAAIEKHGLTPANMNGGGQIVAAGALDGLAALKADPPAKARIMPLSVAGAFHTEYMAPARTELEGLIDGLTPAEPSRLLLSNADGHAVPTGAGTVSRLVSQVTSPVRFDACLATMRELGVTAVIELPPAGALAGLAKREWKGAGIEILALTSPADLDRARELIAAERGRTEAEHLPDWRVVVSPVRGTVSPAEVAEGTHLPAGTPLGLVRSRRDEVHVSAGYDGVLAEWLVHEGDLVDAGDPIARLYPEASS, via the coding sequence GTGCTGGCCGTACTCGCTCCCGGACAGGGCGCGCAGAAACCCGGAATGCTCACCGACTGGCTCGACCTCCCCGGCGCCGAGTCCTTCTTCCGCTGGGCCGGCGCGATCGCCGATGCCGATCTCCTGACCCTCGGCACGACCGGCGACGCCGAGGCGATCAAGGACACCGCGGTCACCCAGCCGCTGGTCGTGGCGATGAGCCTCTTCGTCGCCCGCGAGCTCGGCGGCCTGCCCGGTCCGGTGAACCACAGCCCGCACGCCGGCCGCGACGTCGTCATCACCGGGCACAGCGTCGGCGAGCTGACCGCGGCCGCGCTGGCCGGCGTCCTCTCCGTCGAGGCCGCGATCGCCCTGACCGCCGTCCGGGGCCGGGCGATGGCCGCGGCCTGCGCGCAGACGCCGACCGGCATGTCCGCCGTCCTGGGTGGCGAGCCGGACGACGTGCTGGCCGCGATCGAGAAGCACGGCCTCACCCCGGCCAACATGAACGGCGGCGGGCAGATCGTGGCCGCCGGTGCGCTCGACGGCCTGGCCGCCCTCAAGGCGGACCCGCCCGCGAAGGCCCGGATCATGCCGCTGTCGGTCGCCGGCGCCTTCCACACCGAGTACATGGCCCCGGCACGCACCGAGCTCGAGGGCCTGATCGACGGGCTGACCCCGGCCGAGCCGAGCCGCCTCCTGCTCTCCAACGCCGACGGCCACGCGGTGCCCACGGGCGCCGGGACGGTGTCCCGGCTGGTCAGCCAGGTGACCAGCCCGGTGCGCTTCGACGCCTGCCTGGCCACCATGCGGGAACTCGGCGTCACCGCCGTCATCGAGCTGCCGCCGGCCGGCGCGCTGGCCGGGCTGGCGAAGCGGGAGTGGAAGGGTGCCGGGATCGAGATCCTCGCGCTGACGAGCCCCGCCGACCTCGACCGCGCCCGCGAGCTCATCGCCGCCGAGCGCGGCCGCACCGAGGCCGAGCACCTGCCCGACTGGCGGGTCGTCGTCTCCCCCGTGCGCGGCACGGTCAGCCCGGCCGAGGTCGCCGAGGGCACGCATCTGCCCGCCGGGACGCCGCTGGGCCTGGTGCGCAGTCGTCGCGACGAGGTTCATGTCTCCGCGGGCTACGACGGGGTATTGGCGGAGTGGCTCGTCCACGAAGGCGATCTCGTGGACGCCGGTGATCCGATCGCCCGCCTCTACCCGGAGGCGTCGTCGTGA
- a CDS encoding beta-ketoacyl-ACP synthase III: MTTLTLPAGAPGARILGFGSYRPRRRVTNDELAQRMDTNDEWVQSRVGIAERRWAEPDETLVEMSVAAGGKALAASGLGADDIDLVLLATTSPPKAIPGLAPRIAYQIGVPRPGAFDVNAGCAGWCYALSAAADAIRSGSARNALVIGGERLTDYTDLDDRSTAVIFADGAGAAVVGPSDEPAVGPVVWGSDGDLHEAIAIPENETGMSMAGQAVYRWATTKLTDTLVEAMRRAGVGPDDIDVFAPHQANLRIIELMAKRLKLPERTVIARDVVRSGNTSSASVPLALSALQESGEAKSGDVALLLGYGAGLTFAGQVVVLP; encoded by the coding sequence ATGACCACACTGACACTGCCGGCCGGCGCTCCCGGCGCGCGCATCCTCGGGTTCGGGAGCTACCGGCCCCGCCGCCGGGTCACCAACGACGAGCTGGCCCAGCGCATGGACACCAACGACGAGTGGGTCCAGTCGCGGGTGGGCATCGCCGAGCGCCGGTGGGCCGAACCGGACGAGACGCTCGTCGAGATGTCGGTCGCCGCCGGCGGCAAGGCGCTGGCGGCGAGCGGCCTGGGCGCCGACGACATCGACCTGGTGCTGCTGGCCACCACCAGCCCGCCGAAGGCCATCCCCGGGCTCGCCCCGCGGATCGCCTACCAGATCGGCGTGCCCCGGCCGGGCGCCTTCGACGTCAACGCCGGCTGCGCGGGCTGGTGCTATGCCCTCAGCGCCGCGGCCGATGCGATCCGCTCCGGGTCCGCGCGCAACGCCCTGGTCATCGGCGGCGAGCGGCTCACCGACTACACCGACCTCGACGACCGGTCGACGGCGGTCATCTTCGCCGACGGCGCCGGAGCCGCCGTCGTCGGGCCGTCCGACGAGCCGGCCGTGGGCCCGGTCGTCTGGGGCAGCGACGGCGACCTCCACGAGGCGATCGCCATCCCCGAGAACGAGACCGGCATGAGCATGGCCGGCCAGGCGGTGTACCGCTGGGCCACCACGAAGCTCACCGACACCCTCGTCGAGGCCATGCGCCGCGCCGGAGTCGGCCCCGACGACATCGACGTCTTCGCACCGCACCAGGCCAACCTGCGCATCATCGAGCTCATGGCCAAGCGGCTGAAGCTGCCCGAGCGCACGGTCATCGCCCGCGACGTCGTGCGCTCCGGCAACACGTCGTCGGCGTCGGTGCCCCTGGCCCTGTCGGCCCTGCAGGAGAGCGGCGAGGCCAAGAGCGGGGACGTCGCCCTGCTGCTCGGCTACGGCGCCGGGCTGACCTTCGCCGGCCAGGTCGTCGTCCTGCCGTGA
- a CDS encoding acyl carrier protein, with the protein MSSTQEIQSGLAEILEEVAGVTPADATPEKSFTDDLDVDSLSMVEIATAVEDKFGVAIPDDELGNIKTVGDAISYIEKNQG; encoded by the coding sequence ATGAGCAGCACGCAGGAGATCCAGTCCGGTCTGGCCGAGATCCTGGAGGAGGTCGCCGGGGTGACCCCCGCCGACGCGACTCCCGAGAAGTCGTTCACCGACGACCTCGACGTCGACTCGCTGTCGATGGTCGAGATCGCCACCGCCGTCGAGGACAAGTTCGGCGTCGCCATCCCCGACGACGAGCTCGGCAACATCAAGACCGTCGGCGACGCCATCAGCTACATCGAGAAGAACCAGGGCTGA
- the fabF gene encoding beta-ketoacyl-ACP synthase II, with the protein MSTPVTDVVVTGLGATTPLGGDVASTWDALLAGRSGVSRITDDWIKDYPAQLVARLATDPVGQIDRVRARRLDRSQQVAVIAAEEAWRDSGAAEAGVPAERVAVVVGTGIGGALTLLGQDDVLEEKGPKRVSPFTIPMLMPNGPAAAVGLAIGAKGGVHAPVSACASGAEAIRWGLDLLRFDRADVVLVGGTEACVHPLPMAGFAAMRAMSTRNDEPERASRPFDKARDGFVLGEGAACIVLEKADAAKARGARIHARLAGAGGTADGYDLVAPHPEGEGASRAISAALRDAGLSPTDVGHVNAHATSTPVGDTAEAAAIRSSLGDHVLVSATKSQTGHLLGAAGALESVFTILALREQIVPATANLDDPDDDAAVQALDIVRHEPRRATLSAAVNDSFGFGGHNIALVFTTA; encoded by the coding sequence ATGAGCACGCCCGTCACCGACGTCGTCGTCACCGGACTCGGTGCCACCACGCCCCTCGGCGGCGACGTCGCCAGCACCTGGGACGCGCTGCTCGCCGGGCGGTCCGGGGTCAGCCGCATCACCGACGACTGGATCAAGGACTACCCCGCCCAGCTCGTCGCCCGCCTGGCCACCGACCCGGTCGGCCAGATCGATCGGGTCCGGGCCCGCCGCCTCGACCGCAGTCAGCAGGTGGCCGTGATCGCCGCCGAGGAGGCCTGGCGCGACTCCGGGGCCGCCGAGGCCGGTGTCCCGGCCGAGCGGGTCGCCGTCGTCGTCGGCACCGGCATCGGTGGGGCGCTCACCCTGCTCGGTCAGGACGACGTGCTGGAGGAGAAGGGCCCCAAGCGGGTCTCCCCCTTCACCATCCCCATGCTCATGCCCAACGGCCCCGCCGCCGCCGTCGGTCTGGCGATCGGCGCCAAGGGGGGCGTGCACGCGCCGGTCAGTGCCTGCGCCTCCGGCGCCGAGGCGATCCGCTGGGGGCTGGACCTGCTGCGCTTCGACCGGGCGGACGTCGTCCTGGTCGGCGGCACCGAGGCCTGCGTGCACCCGCTGCCCATGGCCGGGTTCGCGGCGATGCGGGCGATGTCCACCCGCAACGACGAGCCCGAGCGCGCCTCCAGGCCGTTCGACAAGGCTCGCGACGGCTTCGTGCTCGGTGAAGGCGCGGCCTGCATCGTGCTGGAGAAGGCCGACGCCGCCAAGGCCCGCGGCGCGCGCATCCACGCCCGGCTCGCCGGCGCCGGGGGGACCGCCGACGGCTACGACCTCGTCGCGCCGCACCCGGAGGGCGAGGGCGCGTCCCGGGCGATCTCGGCCGCCCTCCGCGACGCCGGGCTCTCCCCCACCGACGTCGGCCACGTGAACGCCCACGCCACCTCGACCCCGGTCGGCGACACGGCCGAGGCGGCCGCGATCCGCTCGTCGCTGGGCGACCACGTGCTGGTCAGCGCCACCAAGAGCCAGACCGGGCACCTGCTCGGTGCGGCCGGCGCCCTGGAATCGGTCTTCACCATCCTGGCGCTGCGCGAGCAGATCGTGCCCGCGACCGCGAACCTGGACGATCCGGACGACGACGCGGCCGTCCAGGCCCTCGACATCGTGCGCCACGAGCCACGGCGCGCCACCCTCTCCGCCGCCGTCAACGACTCCTTCGGCTTCGGCGGCCACAACATCGCGCTGGTCTTCACGACGGCCTAG
- a CDS encoding acyl-CoA carboxylase subunit beta, whose protein sequence is MTTVQAAPTLPTPDPRDPEDRLQRFFDDGSMELLAARDTSGVLAARGTVSGAPVVAFCTDATVMGGAMGVDGCRHIVDAIDTALRERVPSVGIWHSGGARLAEGVTALHAVGEVFAAMVRASGRVPQISVVLGAAAGGAAYGPALTDLVIMGPAGRVFVTGPDVVRSVTGEEVDQEKLGGPDTHGRRSGVVHVVTDSEPAALETARLAVDLLANQGTFAPPDTAPDTDLSALLPEQKQRAYDVKPVISNLLDGPGLEMHPRFAPNVVTTLGRLAGRTVGVIANNPLRLGGCLDSASAEKAARFVRMCDAFGVPLVVLVDVPGYLPGVGQEWDGVVRRGAKLLHAFAEAVVPRVTLVTRKSFGGAYIAMNARSLGATAVFAWPGAEVAVMGAKAAVGILHRKKLAAVPPGEREALHAQLAEEHERIAGGVNRALQIGVVDEVVEPSQTKRRLIAALAAAPPGRGAHGNIPL, encoded by the coding sequence GTGACCACCGTTCAGGCTGCCCCCACCCTGCCCACCCCGGATCCGCGCGACCCCGAGGACCGCCTGCAGCGGTTCTTCGACGACGGTTCGATGGAGCTGCTCGCCGCCCGCGACACGTCCGGTGTCCTGGCCGCCCGGGGCACGGTGAGCGGCGCGCCGGTGGTCGCGTTCTGCACCGACGCCACCGTCATGGGCGGGGCGATGGGGGTCGACGGCTGCCGGCACATCGTCGACGCGATCGACACCGCCCTGCGCGAGCGCGTGCCCTCGGTCGGGATCTGGCACTCCGGTGGCGCCCGCCTGGCCGAGGGCGTCACCGCTCTGCACGCGGTCGGTGAGGTGTTCGCGGCCATGGTCCGCGCCTCGGGCCGGGTGCCGCAGATCTCCGTCGTCCTGGGCGCGGCGGCCGGCGGCGCCGCCTACGGCCCCGCCCTCACCGACCTGGTGATCATGGGGCCGGCCGGCCGGGTGTTCGTCACCGGACCGGACGTCGTCCGCTCGGTCACCGGCGAGGAGGTCGACCAGGAGAAGCTCGGCGGCCCCGACACACACGGCCGGCGCAGCGGCGTCGTCCACGTGGTCACCGACTCCGAACCCGCCGCCCTGGAGACCGCCCGCCTGGCCGTCGACCTGCTGGCGAACCAGGGCACGTTCGCGCCGCCCGACACCGCGCCGGACACCGACCTCAGCGCGCTGCTGCCCGAGCAGAAGCAGCGCGCCTACGACGTCAAGCCGGTGATCTCCAACCTGCTGGACGGTCCAGGGCTCGAGATGCACCCCCGCTTCGCACCCAACGTCGTCACCACCCTCGGGCGGCTGGCCGGCCGGACCGTCGGCGTCATCGCCAACAACCCGCTGCGCCTGGGCGGCTGCCTGGACTCCGCGTCGGCGGAGAAGGCGGCCCGCTTCGTGCGGATGTGCGACGCCTTCGGGGTGCCGCTGGTCGTGCTGGTCGACGTGCCCGGCTACCTGCCCGGCGTCGGCCAGGAGTGGGACGGCGTGGTGCGGCGCGGGGCCAAGCTGCTGCACGCCTTCGCCGAGGCGGTCGTGCCGCGGGTGACGCTGGTGACACGCAAGTCCTTCGGCGGGGCCTACATCGCGATGAACGCCCGCTCCCTGGGGGCGACAGCGGTGTTCGCATGGCCGGGCGCAGAGGTCGCCGTCATGGGCGCCAAGGCCGCCGTCGGCATCCTGCACCGCAAGAAGCTGGCCGCCGTCCCGCCCGGCGAGCGCGAGGCCCTGCACGCGCAGCTGGCCGAGGAGCACGAACGGATCGCCGGCGGCGTCAACCGGGCACTCCAGATCGGCGTGGTCGACGAGGTCGTGGAGCCCTCGCAGACCAAGCGCCGGCTGATCGCGGCACTCGCCGCCGCGCCGCCCGGGCGCGGAGCGCACGGCAACATCCCGCTGTAG
- a CDS encoding DUF3145 domain-containing protein — protein sequence MQRRSTQGVVFVHACPKALCQHVEWALERVVGAPVSLSWADQPAAHGSYRAEVAWTGSPGTGARLVAALRAWPMLRFEVTEEASHGNDGERMSYVPGHGVFRAPTSANGDIMISEQQLRHLAATASSAEAFRHGVDELLGAAWDSDLEVYRHAGDGSPATWLHQVV from the coding sequence GTGCAGCGACGGTCTACCCAGGGTGTCGTCTTCGTGCACGCGTGCCCGAAGGCGCTCTGCCAGCACGTCGAGTGGGCGCTGGAACGCGTCGTCGGCGCGCCGGTCTCCCTGTCGTGGGCTGACCAGCCCGCGGCGCACGGGTCCTACCGTGCCGAGGTCGCCTGGACCGGTTCGCCCGGAACCGGCGCCCGGCTGGTTGCTGCGCTGCGCGCGTGGCCGATGCTGCGCTTCGAGGTCACCGAGGAAGCCAGTCACGGCAACGACGGCGAGCGCATGTCCTACGTGCCCGGTCACGGTGTCTTCCGTGCGCCCACGAGCGCGAACGGCGACATCATGATCAGCGAGCAGCAGCTGCGGCACCTGGCGGCCACCGCGTCGTCCGCCGAGGCCTTCCGCCACGGCGTCGACGAGCTGCTCGGTGCCGCGTGGGACTCCGACCTCGAGGTGTACCGCCACGCCGGCGACGGCAGCCCGGCCACCTGGCTGCACCAGGTCGTCTGA
- a CDS encoding GGDEF domain-containing protein: protein MTERPPGDRRASRAPDAARPSRLRRLVGTVRAGLYRPLAEDETRAAYWVRHVRNGVLLTEVAAWSVVGYVFLTDTPGRHHPVLLGVAVLAILTVPCLLLLPLQAMMRDSRGPTLFYAWSIATTVLVIIGTRLDGGSSSPLDGLLFVTLTYMAVAYSPYGVVAMGSVMTGGYFLFVELPDVTTSGLFFFTLMASITMICAMASANSWAAYDRQVELIRIQVTLAATDPLTGIPNRRAFIDRVTGAVHDAAWGHQSVVCLVDLDGFKAVNDAGGHAAGGAMLKAVGIALGGVVRETDTVARLGGDEFAVLADTSVSASGEMLAERLRAAVAQVGGPLGVTASVGVAEVEPGDAVEDLLHRADVAMYRSKTAGGDRVTSLAH from the coding sequence GTGACCGAACGACCGCCTGGAGACCGCCGGGCCAGCAGGGCGCCCGACGCCGCCCGGCCGAGCCGCCTCCGCCGGCTGGTCGGCACGGTCCGGGCCGGCCTCTACCGCCCGCTCGCCGAGGACGAGACGCGCGCCGCCTACTGGGTGCGCCACGTGCGCAACGGCGTGCTGCTCACCGAGGTCGCCGCCTGGTCGGTCGTCGGTTACGTGTTCCTGACCGACACCCCTGGCCGCCACCACCCGGTGCTCCTGGGCGTGGCCGTCCTGGCGATCCTCACCGTCCCCTGCCTGCTGCTGCTGCCGCTGCAGGCGATGATGCGGGACTCCCGCGGGCCGACCCTCTTCTATGCCTGGAGCATCGCGACCACGGTGCTGGTCATCATCGGCACCCGACTCGACGGGGGCTCCTCGAGCCCTCTCGACGGGCTGCTCTTCGTCACGCTGACCTACATGGCCGTCGCGTACTCGCCGTACGGCGTGGTGGCGATGGGCAGCGTGATGACCGGTGGCTACTTCCTCTTCGTCGAGCTCCCGGACGTCACCACCTCGGGTCTGTTCTTCTTCACCCTCATGGCCTCGATCACCATGATCTGCGCGATGGCCTCGGCCAACTCGTGGGCCGCCTACGACCGCCAGGTCGAGCTGATCCGCATCCAGGTGACGCTGGCCGCGACCGACCCGCTGACCGGGATCCCGAACCGGCGGGCGTTCATCGACCGCGTCACCGGCGCGGTGCACGACGCCGCCTGGGGACACCAGAGCGTCGTCTGCCTCGTGGACCTAGACGGCTTCAAGGCCGTCAACGACGCCGGCGGGCACGCCGCGGGTGGCGCCATGCTCAAGGCGGTGGGCATCGCCCTCGGCGGCGTCGTCCGCGAGACCGACACCGTCGCTCGGCTGGGCGGTGACGAGTTCGCCGTCCTGGCCGACACCTCGGTCAGCGCATCCGGCGAGATGCTCGCCGAGCGGCTCCGCGCCGCCGTCGCCCAGGTGGGCGGTCCGCTCGGGGTGACCGCCAGCGTCGGCGTCGCCGAGGTCGAGCCCGGCGACGCCGTCGAGGATCTGCTGCACCGCGCCGACGTCGCCATGTACCGGTCCAAGACCGCCGGCGGCGACCGCGTCACCAGCCTCGCGCACTGA
- a CDS encoding maleylpyruvate isomerase N-terminal domain-containing protein has translation MADAGRDEIARRVLTAWDAFIERAETVDLDRPSRLSGWRAQEICVHLGCWDDHTAMADLIASARAGGTGTPPDVDGTNARVTAAHRDASRSEVLDALRRNREATARYLAEEPEELDTALTVSVVGRIPLLSVVLGQAYELAVHGLDLVSCGAAPPPPEVLQSGLAALADVTGGLAASMDIDGEVALVTPDGGWSFVSTSGGWTVAQVPPGRIDGPAVEGAADLLLEAASGRINPVPAVARRRLKVHHVGGLLQLAPIVQAVPGIPGGPILQLAARTVGGAGGMLGRVFGRG, from the coding sequence ATGGCGGACGCCGGACGCGACGAGATCGCCCGCCGGGTGCTGACCGCGTGGGACGCGTTCATCGAGCGCGCGGAGACCGTCGACCTGGACCGCCCGTCGCGGCTGTCCGGCTGGCGGGCGCAGGAGATCTGCGTCCACCTGGGGTGCTGGGACGACCACACCGCCATGGCGGACCTGATCGCCTCGGCGCGGGCCGGTGGCACGGGCACTCCCCCGGACGTCGACGGCACCAACGCGCGCGTGACCGCCGCCCACCGCGACGCGTCCAGGAGCGAGGTGCTCGACGCGCTGCGACGCAACCGCGAGGCCACCGCCCGCTACCTGGCCGAGGAGCCGGAGGAGCTCGACACCGCTCTCACGGTGTCGGTCGTGGGGCGCATCCCGCTGCTCAGCGTCGTCCTCGGGCAGGCCTACGAGCTCGCCGTCCACGGGCTGGATCTGGTGTCCTGCGGCGCCGCTCCCCCGCCGCCCGAGGTCCTGCAGTCCGGGCTCGCCGCCCTCGCCGATGTCACCGGCGGGCTGGCCGCGTCGATGGACATCGACGGCGAGGTCGCCCTCGTCACGCCGGACGGCGGCTGGAGCTTCGTGTCCACGAGCGGCGGCTGGACCGTCGCGCAGGTGCCGCCCGGCCGCATCGACGGCCCTGCGGTGGAAGGGGCGGCCGATCTGCTGCTGGAGGCAGCGTCCGGTCGCATCAACCCGGTGCCCGCGGTCGCCCGGCGCAGGCTCAAGGTCCACCACGTCGGCGGGCTGCTCCAGCTGGCGCCGATCGTGCAGGCGGTGCCGGGCATCCCGGGCGGCCCGATCCTCCAGCTCGCCGCGCGCACCGTCGGTGGCGCGGGGGGCATGCTCGGCCGGGTGTTCGGGAGGGGCTAG
- a CDS encoding TVP38/TMEM64 family protein, with product MDSTWVRAAVLALLLLVSLVLVVAVDVPDVASVRGWVDGAGPWGWAGIVLGVALVLLAPVPRSAVSVLLGLVAGFPAGLAVALAGGLLGGLAAFGLGRALGRPAVARLAGRRMASVDRLMVDRGFWALLAGRLIPIIPFVALSYGAGLTAVRLPPYALSTALGLIPSTAVQVGVGASAGVLVAHATTFTVVPAVVAVLVLGAVGTLARRRRRLGRKPA from the coding sequence GTGGACAGCACCTGGGTGCGCGCCGCCGTCCTGGCCCTGCTCCTGCTCGTCTCCCTGGTGCTCGTGGTCGCCGTCGACGTGCCCGACGTCGCATCGGTCCGCGGTTGGGTGGACGGAGCGGGGCCCTGGGGCTGGGCCGGCATCGTGCTGGGCGTGGCGCTGGTGCTCCTGGCGCCGGTGCCGCGCTCGGCGGTCTCGGTTCTCCTCGGCCTCGTCGCCGGCTTCCCGGCGGGCCTGGCGGTCGCGCTCGCCGGCGGCCTGCTCGGCGGGCTGGCCGCGTTCGGGCTCGGTCGGGCCCTCGGCCGCCCCGCCGTGGCACGACTCGCCGGCCGGCGGATGGCGAGCGTGGACCGGCTGATGGTCGACCGCGGGTTCTGGGCGCTGCTGGCCGGGCGGCTCATCCCGATCATCCCGTTCGTCGCACTCAGCTACGGCGCAGGCCTCACCGCCGTCCGGCTTCCCCCGTACGCGCTCTCGACGGCCCTCGGGTTGATCCCCAGCACCGCCGTCCAGGTCGGCGTCGGCGCGTCGGCGGGAGTACTCGTGGCCCACGCCACGACGTTCACCGTCGTGCCGGCGGTGGTCGCCGTGCTCGTGCTCGGAGCCGTCGGAACCCTTGCCCGGCGACGTCGGCGCCTCGGCCGGAAACCGGCCTAG
- a CDS encoding peptidoglycan DD-metalloendopeptidase family protein has protein sequence MATLHHTVTPAPVQPPSRRRPRQRVRRATLVAGALTAALLSGSIAQAAPSARTAEAQSAHDAAAARVAAIAARVSEAEQTLQRMTIEAEAASGEALAAQAALAAAQEEATATATQLAEARTAVAETEDEVSAIGREAYMGADDTFGDVAILLDADSPTEVLQQAATLEHLGLERTKVLEEMEAVEAMEARADRAARTAVAERNELARAAEEAATTADAQLAAAQGTYDAVAAEKAALDAELREAEIRLLTLQGADDAEAAWSAQQATAAAVNTLSSAGGAVAPTSGRVTSCYGSRWGTLHAGIDIAAPIGTPVYTPEDGIVLQAGPASGFGLAVAVEHGDGSITLYGHVNQMFVSAGEVVSAGHQIAEVGNRGQSTGPHLHFEVHTGGLYANRGNPVPWLSARGISLGGGC, from the coding sequence TTGGCGACCCTGCACCACACGGTCACACCCGCACCCGTCCAGCCGCCCAGCCGGCGCCGTCCCCGACAGCGCGTCCGACGAGCCACCCTCGTCGCCGGCGCCCTCACCGCCGCTCTCCTGAGCGGCTCCATCGCCCAGGCCGCGCCCAGCGCCCGCACCGCGGAGGCGCAGTCCGCTCACGACGCGGCCGCCGCCCGGGTGGCCGCCATCGCCGCCCGCGTCAGCGAGGCCGAGCAGACGCTGCAGCGGATGACCATCGAGGCCGAGGCCGCCAGCGGCGAGGCTCTCGCCGCGCAGGCCGCGCTCGCCGCCGCGCAGGAAGAGGCCACCGCCACCGCGACCCAGCTCGCCGAGGCCCGCACTGCCGTCGCCGAGACCGAGGACGAGGTCTCGGCGATCGGCCGTGAGGCCTACATGGGCGCCGACGACACATTCGGCGACGTCGCGATCCTGCTCGACGCCGACAGCCCGACCGAGGTGCTCCAACAGGCGGCCACCCTCGAGCACCTCGGTCTGGAGCGGACCAAGGTGCTCGAGGAGATGGAGGCGGTGGAGGCCATGGAGGCGCGTGCCGACCGCGCGGCCCGCACCGCCGTCGCCGAGCGGAACGAGCTCGCCCGGGCGGCCGAGGAGGCTGCGACCACCGCCGACGCGCAGCTCGCCGCCGCCCAGGGCACCTACGACGCCGTCGCCGCCGAGAAGGCAGCGCTCGACGCGGAGCTGCGCGAGGCCGAGATCCGGCTGCTGACGCTCCAGGGTGCCGACGACGCCGAGGCCGCGTGGTCGGCGCAGCAGGCGACCGCCGCTGCCGTGAACACGCTGAGCTCCGCCGGCGGAGCCGTCGCCCCCACCAGCGGCCGGGTCACCTCCTGCTACGGCTCCCGCTGGGGAACCCTGCACGCCGGGATCGACATCGCGGCGCCGATCGGGACGCCGGTCTACACCCCCGAGGACGGCATCGTGCTCCAGGCCGGCCCGGCCAGCGGCTTCGGCCTGGCCGTCGCGGTGGAGCACGGTGACGGCTCCATCACGCTCTACGGGCACGTCAACCAGATGTTCGTGTCCGCCGGCGAGGTGGTCTCGGCCGGTCACCAGATCGCCGAGGTCGGCAACCGCGGTCAGTCCACCGGCCCGCACCTGCACTTCGAGGTGCACACCGGCGGCCTCTACGCCAACCGGGGCAACCCCGTGCCCTGGCTGAGCGCCCGCGGCATCTCCCTCGGCGGGGGCTGCTGA